The following are encoded together in the Drosophila biarmipes strain raj3 chromosome 3L, RU_DBia_V1.1, whole genome shotgun sequence genome:
- the LOC108028093 gene encoding uncharacterized protein LOC108028093 — protein sequence MCDCGCYSYCLHDSSCYSHYHSHSHSHSHHCCAGYKYLKCLCRYYRHGHCTCSCWRRKCYLL from the coding sequence ATGTGCGACTGCGGCTGCTATTCGTACTGTCTGCACGACAGCTCCTGCTACAGCCACTACCACTCGCattcgcactcgcactcgcatcACTGCTGTGCGGGCTACAAGTATCTCAAGTGCCTCTGTCGCTACTATCGCCACGGGCACTGCACCTGCTCCTGCTGGCGGCGGAAATGCTACCTGCTCTAA